Sequence from the bacterium genome:
CGGGCCGCTGGCGCTGGCCCTCGCGACGGACAAAGCGCGGGCGAAGCGCCTGCTGCGCGCCCAGGGCATCGCGACCCCGGACGGGGCGGTCTGTGCGGCCCCGCCCGAGCAGTGCACGATGCCCTTCCCCCTGATCGTCAAGCCGCTCTACGAGGACGGGTCGCTGGGCATCACGGAGGACAGCGTCGTCGAGAACTTGCCGCAGTTGCGGGAGCGGGTCGCACGCGTCGTCGCAGAGCTGCAGCAGCCGGCGCTGGTGGAGGGGTTCCTGCCGGGCCGGGAGTTCCAGATCGCGGTGCTGGGCAACGGCACGCCCGACGACCCGCACCGCCTCCTCCCCCCGGCCGAGGTGCTCTATCAGCCCGGCTGGCGCCTCGTGTCCTACGCGGCCAAGTGGGAGCCGGACCATCCGGCGTACTCCGGCACGCCGACGACATGCCCGGCCGACATCGCCCCGAAGCTGGCGGAGCGCCTGGCGCAGTTGGGGCGGCGGTGCGCGGAGGCGTTCGGGCTGACGGGTTACGCGCGGATGGATGTGCGCCTGGACGCGCGCGGCGAGCCACATGTGCTCGAGGTGAACCCGAACCCGGACCTGAGCGAGGATGCGGGCTTCGCCAACACGGCGCGCGCGGCGGGGCTGAGCTACGAGGCGTTGCTGTGGGAGATCGTGCGGCTGGGGCGGGCGTTGGGGGGAAGGTGAGAGGGGGACGGCTTACGGCAACGGCGTCCTCACCCCGCAGACTGCTGCGCAGTCTGAGCCCTCTCCCGCGCGCGATAGGGCTGCGCGCCGGAGAGGGGAACGGCAGCGGCGACGGCGGTGCGGGCTAGGTGTCCGCCAGAATCCGCTCCACGGCTTGCCCCATCGTCAGGCCCGCCCGCTTCACTGCCGCTGCGAAGCCCGCATCCGGGGCGAGGCACGGGTTGGTGTTGACCTCCAGCACCCACGGCTCACCGGCCTCATCCACCCGGAAGTCCACCCGTGCATAGCCCCGCAGACCGAAGCACTCCCAACACCGCCGGGCCAGCTCGCGCAGGCGCGCAAGCAGGGGCGCAAGCAGGGGCGCATCGCGCCGCGGGAAGCGGAAGCGACGGGTGGCGCGCTCGGCGTCCCCCCACTTCTCGGCATAGTCCACCACGTGCGGCTCGTCGGCGGCGTAGCCACCGAAGACCATCTCCGCCGGGGGGAGGACTGCTGGACCAGCGGCGCCGGCCAGCAGGGACAGGCTGAACTCGCGCCCGGCGATGAAGGCCTCGGCGAAGCACTCCCGGCCCAGACGACGCTCGGCGGCGCGCACGGCCCTCGCCAACTCCCCGGCACCTCGGACTTCGACCACCGACTCGCGCGTCAGGCCGATGGAGGCGTGCTCCCAGACGGACTTGATGATGAAGACGCCCCGCGCCGGAGCGCCGGCACCGGCCCAGGGCGGTGTCGGGAGGCCCTCCGCAACCATCTGCCGCTTGGCCAGGAGCTTGTGGGAGGTCAGGAAGATGGCCTCAGCGGGGGAGCCGGTGTAGGGCAGTCCCAGCGCGTCCAGCCACGAGGGGAGCAGGTGGATCAGGCGGCCCTGGCCCGCCGGGGCCTCGACGAGGTTGAACGCGAGGTCCGGTCGCAGGTCGGCGAGGGTCTGCTGCAGGGCGGGCAGGTCCAGCGTCACCGGCACGGCAACTGGGGCATGCCCCAACCGCTTGAGCACCGTGGCGACATGCCGGGCCTGCACGAGCGCATCCGCAACATCGGCCGGCGCGCCTGGGGGGACCTCATCATGGAGAATGGCAATTCGCATGGTGGCTCAGGCAGTTCGCGAGGCGTTGACCGGAGGCCTGCACAGCGACGCGCGGGCGTCTAGTTCAGGAAGAAGTGGTGTCCTGTCTGGCCGCACAGGAAGTCAATCCCCAGCCACAGGCCCGCAGCCGAGAACTCCCCGACGACCAGCCCCAGGAAGAACGGCTTGGCCTCGCGGAAGCGCTTGAAGCCCCCGTAGCGCAGGATGACGGACTTCAGCGCCCAGCCGACCAGGACCGAGAACCAGAGCTGGATCATCGGCCAACTGGGTCCCATGGCATAGCCCAGCGGGTGGAACGGCCACCACGTATAGAGGGCGCGCATGATCGCCAGGAAGACTGTCATCGCGGCGCCCCCGAGCATCAGGACCCAGTTCGCCGCGCTCGTCGGGTACGGCTGGTTGAGGTAGCCTGTGACGAAGCTGAGCGTCTGCTGGGGAGAGATGGTCAGGAACCAGCTCGTGAAGCGGATGGCGCCGAGATGATAGGCCATGAGCAGGAAGGCGACGTACGAGCTGACGACGCTCGCGATGATCGCCAGCCCCAGCCATGGCAGCAAGCGGCGGGGGTTGAGGCCCGAGGCGTCGGCCAGCTTGTGGGCATCCATCAGGCTGGGCATCAGGAAGCCGCGCAGGTCGAACATGAAGACCTTCTGGATGAAGCTCAGCACCGTGAGGCTGCGAGCGCCGAGGGCGCGCGTGCCGGCGCAGGCGACGATGACATCGGTGGGGCGGAAGGCCTGCACGAACAGCAACCCACCCTCGGACACCAGCCGCGTGAGCACCAGGGCGAACATGAAGAACAGCACGATCACCAGCCCGATCAGTCCGGACGCCACGCCCGTGGCCAGGCACCACAGGGCCAACAGCACCAGGCCGACGGCGCCCCCGAAGATCGCGGTGCGGAAGGGCAGCGGCTCGCGGGCGTCGTCGGCCGCCACCCGGCCCAGGGCCTGCGCCCAGACCTGCCCCAGGTGGCGGCGGCTGGTCCAGGTCATCGTCCCGGCGAGCATGACGAAAGCGCCGATCATCTGCAGGGCGCTGTGCGGCGGGGTCGGGTAGCCCGGCAGCGGCTTGAGCTGCAGGCCGGCGCCGGCGAACAGCGCCCCCTGCGCGATGAAGAACAGGAAGAAGAACCAGAAGCTGAAGGACAGCTCGGTGGAGATCAAGTAGGTGAAGCCGATGACACTGAAGTGGATGAACATGGTGAAGATGCCCATGTTGCTCCACACGCGCCCCGGGAAGTACTGCCGCAGCGGGATGACCAGCTTGATCTCCGGCACGGCGGGGAAGTAGAAGTGCAGGCCGTTGATGGAGTGGATGAGCAGGGGAATAGCGCAGCCGATCCACATCCAGCGATGGCGGAAGAACGGCGGGAGGGGCGAGGCCGGGGACTGGTCGGCGGCCAGCGCCAGGGGCACCTGGACCAGCGGGAAGACCAGGCGCTCGTGGTCGAGCCAGCGCCGCCGCAGGATGACGCTCAGGCAGACCATGCAGAAGAAGATGACCAGCGCCGCCAGCGTCCACGCCGCGATCGGCACCGACCACGCCCCCCACGGCACGCCGTGGCCCGGCCGCAACCCCTCGTAGAAGTCCACGACGACGGACCGCCCACCCGGCTGCAGACCCGCCGGCAGCAGCGTGTACAGGTCGGAGGTGACGACCGACCCGCCGCCGGGCGTCATCTGCATCGCGCCCTTGAGGTCGAAGGGGAACAGCCACTGGGGCAGGTACTGGAACAGCCGCTCGACCCACCCGTTCTCGGGCGTGGCGAAGTAGTAGGCCCCGGCCAACGTCGGGAACAGGTACTCGGTCAGGCCGAACGAGGGGATGCCCGCCGCCACCAGCATCATGGCGTAGACCGTGTACAACTCGCGCGGGGTGAAGCCCCGCCCGGCCAGCCACATCTGCAGCGGCGTGTTGACGGCCAGGAGCAGGATGAAGAGCACGAAGACGCCGATGGGGAGATGGCAGCAGGCGATCCACGTGCCCCGGAGCACCAGGTCGCAGTAGGGCGTGATGACCCCCAGGACGACACTGCACAGCACGCCCAGGATGACAGCCCGGGGCGTGATGTCGCGGCCTGTGGTGAGTGGGGCGGGCCCGGCCGGCATGAGCGGGTCCTCGGACATCAGCGCTGGGCGGGCAGTTCGCACCTCAGGACGCCGACACCTGCCGCGCCCGACCGCCGGCGCCGCAAGCAGGCGCGCGGCGGGTGGCCGGAGAAGTATGTGCTGGCAATCCCCGGAGTGTGACATGAGGTACGGTTGGCGCTGTCTGTCTGTCGGCTGCGTACTCGTGGTGCTGCTGCTCGCCGGGCTGTCAACGCCACCGGGGGCGCTCGGCAACTATCACTCCCCGACGGCCCTGGCCCTGTCGCCGGACGGCCAGACGCTGTATGTGGCCGACCAGACGCAGGATGCGGTCGCGACGGTGGCGGTGGCGACGGGGAAGGTCACCGGCACGATCCCGGTCACCGACCCGCGCGCGCTGGCCCTGTCGCCCGACGGCAGAACCCTCTATGTCGCCAGCGGCGACCGGGACGAGGTCGTCAAGATAGATGTGACCTCGCGGCGGATTGTCGCGCGGGCCGAGGCGCACCGGCAACCTGCCGGCCTGACGCTGTCCGCCGACGGCCGGACCCTCTACTGCGGCAACCAGTTCAGTGACGATGTGCTCGTCTACGAGGCCGCGAGCCTGAAGCGCACGGCGCGCCTGCCGGCCGTGCGCGAGCCGCGCTTCTGCGCCCTGACCCCGGACGGCAAGACGCTGGCCGTGGCGAATCACTTGCCGCTGGGGTCGAACCTGGATGACGGGCTGGGCGCGGTGTTGTCGCTGGTGGACCTCACCGGCGGCAGCGGTACGACACAGGTGCTGCTGGCCCACGGCGCCACCGATGTGGGCCAGGTCGTGTGCTCGGCGGACGGGCGCTATGCCTTCGTCGTCCACGTGCTGGCGCGGTGGCTGGTGCCGCCGACGCAACTGGAGCGCGGCTGGATCGCCACCAACGCCCTGACCATCGTGGACCTGACCCAGCGGCAGCGCGTGAACACGGTGCTGCTTGACGACCTCGACCGCGGGGCGGCCAACCCCTGGGCCCTGGCGCTCAGCCCCGACGGCAAGACGCTCTACTCCACCCACGCCGGCACCGACGAAGTCCAGGTCATGGACACGGCCAAGCTACTGAAGCTCGTGACCGAGCGGCCGGCGAACAGCCCCACGGCGCTGGAGGATGACCTGACGGCCGTGTACCGGGCGGGGGTGCGGCAGCGCGTGGCATGCGGGGGCATCGGCCCGCGGGCGGTCGTCGCCACGAACGACGGGGCGTTCGTCGCCAACTACTTTTCAGGGACCGTGACGCGGCTGTCGGCGCAAGGCCGGGTGACGCAGACCGTGGCGCTGGGGACCCAGCCGCCGGAGGACGAGATCCGACAGGGAGAGAGGCTCTTCAACTCCGCGCAGGTCTGCTTCCAGAACTGGCAGTCGTGCGCGACTTGCCACCCGGATGGCCGCACCGACGGCCTGGCCTGGGACCTGATGAACGACGGCCTGGGCAACCCCAAGAACGCCAAGTCGCTGCTGCTGTCGGGGCGCACGCCGCCGGTGATGGCCCACGGCGTGCGGGACAACATGGAGGTGGCGGTGGCCTCGGGCTACAAGTACATCCTCTTCCATGTCCCGACCGCCGAGGAACTGGCGGCGACCTCGGCCTACATCGAGACGCTGCCTTCGGCCCGCAGCCCCTACCGCACGCGCGACGGGAAGCTGTCGGCGGCCGCCCTCCGGGGCAAGGCGATCTTCGAGCGCCAGGACGTCGCCTGCGCCACCTGCCACCCCGCGCCGCTGTTCACCGACCTGAAGGCCTACGATGTGGGCACGAAGGGGCCGTTCGACAGCCGCGCCGACTTCGATACGCCGACGTTGGTGGAGATGTTCCGCAGCGCCCCGTATCTGCACGACGGCAGTGCCGTGACGCTGCGCGAGGTGCTCGTCGAGCACAACAAGGGCGACAAGCATGGCGTGACCTCGAAGCTGAAGGAAAGGGAGCTACAGGACCTCATTGAGTACCTCCTGTCGCTATAGGGACTGTAGGGCGGGGGCTCGTACCCCGCCCAGCCGTTCCGTTCGTGCCATGCGGGGCGGGGTACAAGCCCCCGCCCTACAGGACGGCACGGCCAGCGGGGCTGGCCGTGGCACCCGGATCCTGGCTCTGGCTGTGCCCCTGCTACTCGCTGTTCTGGCGGCGTCCGCCCAGCCCCTCGACGAAGCCCACCTGTACGTCAAGCAGGCGACATGGCAGGATACGCTGGCTGCCTCGTGGCGGAACCTGATCCAGCTCGAACGGGCCGAAGCCGACGCCGCGGCGGCGACCGGACCGCTGGTGCTCGGGCCGTGGCATGTGATCGGCTCCTTCAGCAACGCCGACGGCAAGGGCTTCGCCGCCGCCTATCCCCCCGAGACCGGGATCGCGCTGGATAAGACGTACCCCGGCATGGCCAACTCCGAGGCGAAGTGGCGGCGGATGGACAGCTTCGTGGACGGCCAGGTCCACACGCTCAACCCGCACTTCCGGCTGACCGAATGGGCCATCGCGTACCTGTACCGCAAGATCACCGCGCGCGAGGCGATGGAGATCACCGGCTACTTCGGCAGCGATGACGGGCTCGTCGTGTGGCTCAATGGGGAGAAGCTCATCTCTGAGGACGTGCCGCGCGGCCCGGCGCCGGACCAGAGCAAGGCGACGCTGAAGCTCAAGGCCGGCGACAACCACCTACTGCTCAAGATCGTCAACCGGACCGGCGGCTGGGGCTTCTACTTCTCGACCAAGCCCGGCGGGGGCAACCCGGCCGACAACCCGACGCATCGCCAGCGCGTCGGCGCCCTGTGGGACAAGCTGCGCGCCGACTTCCCCGGCCCTGAGGACCGCCTGGCGATGCAGACCGAGAGCGCCGACGGCGTCTGGCCCCTGGATTGGGACGGGACGGAGGCAGCGCTGGCGCGGCGGTTGCATGGCGCGCTGGGGGCGCACCTGGCCCGGTCGCGGGAGGTGCTGACCGGCCTGGGCGCCGATCTGGGTGAGACGGCCGTAGCCGACCCGGCGAAGCTGCTGGCGGCGCTGGAAGGACAGGCGGGCGACCTCGCCCCCACGCTCGAACAGGCCGGGGCGGCGGCGAGGCTGCGCGGGCCGATGCACCTGGCGGCGCGGCTGCAGGCGGTGCTGGAGACGCGAGCCCGGCTCGTCAGCACCGGCCTGGCCATCGCCGATCTGGCCGCGTCCTATGGCGACCAGTGCCGGGGCGCCGACGGGTTCCGCGACAGCCTCATTGAGCTGACGAAGCGCGGGGAGGCGCTGGTACGGCGGGCCGAGGCGAGCCGTGCCCTGCCCGCGGCCGACTTGCAGGACTGGCAGGCGGCCGTCGCGCGCCTGCAGCATTCCGCCCTGGTGAAGGCCAACCCGCTGCTGCAGTTCGGCAAGCTCATGGTCCTGATCCGCAAGCCCGGGGGCGGCAACCCCGGCCTGCCGCAGAACTGGCAGAGCAACTCCAGCATGCGGCGCACCGGCTGGGACACGACGATCGCCACGGTGGACTCGACCGACCCGGCCGCCGCGCCGCAGGCGATCTTCCACTCCGACAAGTACTTCGTGGGCGACCTGTGCCTGTCGTTCGACGGCAAGCGGGTGCTGTTCTCGATGCCCGACGCGCAGAAGGCCGACCGCTACCAGGTGTGGGAGATCGGCGTGGGCGGCCAGGGCCTGCGTGATGTCACCGCCACCGCCGACAACGACTACGACAACTATGATGCGTGCTATCTGCCCAACGGGCAGATCATGTTCACCTCCAGTCGCTGTTTGCAGGCCGTCCCGTGCACCGGCGGGGACCATGTGGCGCTGATGTACCTGATGGACGCCGACGGCAGCCAGGTGCGGCAGTTGACGTTCGACCAGGACCATAGCTGGTGCCCGCGGGTGCTCAACGACGGGCGCGTCGTCTACACCCGCTGGGAGTACAACGACATCCCGCACTACTTCAGCCGCCTGCTGTTTTCGATGAACCCCGACGGCACCCGCCAGATGGCCTTCTACGGGACGAACTCGTTCTTCCCCAACACGATGATGTACGCGCGGCCACTGCCGGGCAGCAACAGCCGCGTCGTGTGCATCCTGTCGGGCCATCACGGCAACCCGCGCATGGGCCAGGTCGCGCTCCTGGACACCGCCGAGGGCGAACAGGAGGCCGGGGGCGTCGTGCGCCTGCTGCCGGGCCGCCATCGGAAGATCGCCAACCCGATCATTGACCAGTACGCGACCGGCGAGTGGCCGCAGTTCGTCCACCCGTTCCCGCTGTCGGACAAGTTCTTCCTCGTGTCGTGCAAGAGCGAACCGGACGGCTGGTGGGGGCTGTACTTGCTGGATGTGTTCGACAACCTCGTACCCCTGCGCGTCGAGCCCGGGGCGGCGGTGTTCGAGCCGATCCCGCTGCGTCCCACCGTTACGCCGCCGGTCATCCCCCCGGCAGTGGACCTGGCCCGCTCGGACGCGCTGGTCTACATGTACGACGTGTACCGGGGGGCGGGGCTGGCGGGG
This genomic interval carries:
- a CDS encoding ATP-grasp domain-containing protein — encoded protein: MLDGLGGKIVVLYTSVAEALLDVPEELRDSMDLGVHAQEVARVLLAGEHDACALCWDDAVWPTLTALQDLQPEVIFNLAECPQRTCLKAPHVAAVLELLRLPYTGNGPLALALATDKARAKRLLRAQGIATPDGAVCAAPPEQCTMPFPLIVKPLYEDGSLGITEDSVVENLPQLRERVARVVAELQQPALVEGFLPGREFQIAVLGNGTPDDPHRLLPPAEVLYQPGWRLVSYAAKWEPDHPAYSGTPTTCPADIAPKLAERLAQLGRRCAEAFGLTGYARMDVRLDARGEPHVLEVNPNPDLSEDAGFANTARAAGLSYEALLWEIVRLGRALGGR
- a CDS encoding beta-propeller fold lactonase family protein, encoding MRYGWRCLSVGCVLVVLLLAGLSTPPGALGNYHSPTALALSPDGQTLYVADQTQDAVATVAVATGKVTGTIPVTDPRALALSPDGRTLYVASGDRDEVVKIDVTSRRIVARAEAHRQPAGLTLSADGRTLYCGNQFSDDVLVYEAASLKRTARLPAVREPRFCALTPDGKTLAVANHLPLGSNLDDGLGAVLSLVDLTGGSGTTQVLLAHGATDVGQVVCSADGRYAFVVHVLARWLVPPTQLERGWIATNALTIVDLTQRQRVNTVLLDDLDRGAANPWALALSPDGKTLYSTHAGTDEVQVMDTAKLLKLVTERPANSPTALEDDLTAVYRAGVRQRVACGGIGPRAVVATNDGAFVANYFSGTVTRLSAQGRVTQTVALGTQPPEDEIRQGERLFNSAQVCFQNWQSCATCHPDGRTDGLAWDLMNDGLGNPKNAKSLLLSGRTPPVMAHGVRDNMEVAVASGYKYILFHVPTAEELAATSAYIETLPSARSPYRTRDGKLSAAALRGKAIFERQDVACATCHPAPLFTDLKAYDVGTKGPFDSRADFDTPTLVEMFRSAPYLHDGSAVTLREVLVEHNKGDKHGVTSKLKERELQDLIEYLLSL
- a CDS encoding ATP-grasp domain-containing protein — its product is MRIAILHDEVPPGAPADVADALVQARHVATVLKRLGHAPVAVPVTLDLPALQQTLADLRPDLAFNLVEAPAGQGRLIHLLPSWLDALGLPYTGSPAEAIFLTSHKLLAKRQMVAEGLPTPPWAGAGAPARGVFIIKSVWEHASIGLTRESVVEVRGAGELARAVRAAERRLGRECFAEAFIAGREFSLSLLAGAAGPAVLPPAEMVFGGYAADEPHVVDYAEKWGDAERATRRFRFPRRDAPLLAPLLARLRELARRCWECFGLRGYARVDFRVDEAGEPWVLEVNTNPCLAPDAGFAAAVKRAGLTMGQAVERILADT